Proteins from a single region of Desulfonatronum thiodismutans:
- a CDS encoding type II toxin-antitoxin system RelB/DinJ family antitoxin, which translates to MANVQVRVDDNLREQAQAVASSMGMDLASAVRIFLTQMVRENGLPFRPVGDPFYSAQNQVHLAKVVEDLNNGRNSFVHDLIED; encoded by the coding sequence ATGGCAAATGTACAGGTCAGGGTGGATGACAACTTGCGGGAACAGGCTCAGGCCGTGGCAAGCAGTATGGGGATGGATTTGGCCTCGGCGGTCCGGATTTTTTTAACGCAAATGGTTCGCGAAAACGGATTGCCGTTTCGACCAGTTGGGGACCCATTCTACAGTGCTCAAAACCAGGTTCATCTGGCCAAGGTAGTGGAAGATTTGAACAACGGCAGAAACAGTTTCGTGCATGACTTGATCGAGGATTGA
- a CDS encoding two-component system sensor histidine kinase NtrB, which translates to MHLSAGYNEAVHVLESAQGDFLVGLVCPEAGSVSRDDADLSSIFAAILELLDRSARETQLPSMRLAACSGQIPAAREQELTERGIHRFTDPETMLAAHPDINLVIDLAGSPETVRTLRRILPPSAALLDRACTVFLRCMLVMSEVSGQCQTDLRGSRNLLNAIVDELPDDIFFLDDQGRILDVNRQVCERHGVDKQTLLHQSSSTVPAGPGQVACGPARQDWPVLATLANRREQEALQTWMDEQGRVHYYQVTAYPVFDETGQMHRMIEVRRDVTLRTEMEKRLQQAEKLAAIGELSMYIAHEIRNPLFAIGGFANSLLRSQELTENSREKVRIILEESKRLDKILKSIINFARPTSSELAEVDANLIVAETVQVLGIGSQERGVSLDVRLGAEVPKIRADVELLKQCLINLIKNALEAMPDGGRLTVTTAMERRQVLISIEDTGHGIPVEIQDKIFNPFFTTKKTGSGAGLGLAMTKKIISDLGGDLRLNSRPGKGTQVDLLLQPYVAMEPPAPRLPDQKSE; encoded by the coding sequence ATGCATCTTTCAGCAGGTTACAATGAAGCCGTTCATGTCCTGGAATCGGCCCAAGGAGACTTTCTGGTCGGACTGGTCTGCCCGGAGGCTGGGTCGGTTTCGCGAGACGACGCGGACCTCTCGTCGATATTTGCCGCGATCCTGGAACTGCTGGACCGCTCGGCGCGCGAAACGCAGCTCCCCAGCATGCGCCTCGCGGCCTGCTCCGGCCAGATTCCGGCGGCGCGGGAGCAGGAATTGACGGAACGGGGCATCCACCGGTTCACGGACCCGGAGACCATGCTGGCCGCCCATCCGGACATCAATCTGGTGATTGATCTGGCGGGCAGCCCGGAAACCGTGCGGACTCTGCGTCGGATCTTGCCGCCCTCGGCGGCCTTGCTGGACCGCGCTTGCACGGTCTTTCTGCGCTGCATGCTGGTGATGAGCGAGGTGTCCGGGCAGTGCCAGACCGACCTGCGCGGCAGCCGGAACCTGCTGAACGCCATTGTCGACGAACTGCCGGACGATATTTTCTTTCTGGACGACCAGGGCCGCATTCTGGACGTGAACAGGCAGGTCTGCGAGCGACACGGCGTGGACAAACAGACATTGCTGCATCAATCCAGCAGCACGGTTCCCGCCGGACCGGGCCAGGTGGCCTGCGGGCCGGCGCGTCAGGACTGGCCCGTGCTGGCGACCCTCGCGAACCGGCGGGAGCAGGAGGCGCTGCAAACCTGGATGGATGAGCAGGGCCGGGTCCACTACTACCAAGTGACCGCCTACCCCGTGTTCGACGAAACCGGGCAAATGCACCGGATGATCGAAGTTCGTCGGGACGTCACGCTGCGCACGGAAATGGAGAAGCGCTTGCAGCAGGCCGAGAAGTTGGCCGCCATCGGCGAGTTGTCCATGTACATCGCCCATGAAATCCGCAACCCGTTGTTCGCCATCGGCGGATTCGCCAATTCCCTGCTGCGCTCCCAGGAACTGACCGAGAACAGCAGGGAAAAGGTGCGCATCATTCTGGAAGAGTCCAAGCGTCTGGACAAGATTTTAAAGAGCATCATCAACTTCGCCCGGCCCACATCCTCGGAGCTGGCGGAAGTGGACGCCAATCTGATCGTCGCCGAAACCGTGCAGGTGCTCGGGATCGGCAGCCAGGAGCGCGGCGTGTCCCTGGACGTTCGGCTCGGTGCGGAGGTGCCCAAGATCCGGGCCGACGTCGAACTGCTCAAGCAGTGTTTGATCAATCTGATCAAGAACGCCCTGGAAGCCATGCCCGATGGCGGGCGGCTCACGGTGACCACGGCCATGGAGCGCCGCCAAGTGCTGATCAGCATCGAGGATACCGGCCACGGCATTCCGGTGGAGATTCAAGACAAGATATTCAACCCTTTCTTCACCACAAAGAAAACCGGCTCCGGGGCTGGTCTGGGGCTGGCCATGACCAAGAAGATCATCAGCGACCTGGGAGGCGACCTGCGCCTGAACAGCCGCCCCGGAAAGGGCACCCAGGTCGACCTGCTGCTCCAACCCTACGTGGCCATGGAGCCGCCTGCTCCAAGGCTTCCCGACCAAAAATCCGAATAA
- a CDS encoding Txe/YoeB family addiction module toxin, which translates to MLIWHDSAWKEYMYWQSQDKKTLKRINLLLKEIARDPYEGTGKPEALKGNLSGFWSRRIDEKNRLVYRIVGEDCQIAQCRGHYGEE; encoded by the coding sequence ATGCTCATTTGGCACGATTCCGCCTGGAAAGAGTACATGTATTGGCAATCGCAGGACAAAAAGACGCTCAAACGGATCAACCTGCTTCTCAAGGAAATTGCGCGTGATCCATACGAAGGAACAGGCAAGCCGGAAGCATTGAAAGGCAACCTTTCCGGATTCTGGAGTCGGCGAATTGATGAGAAAAATCGTCTTGTTTACCGAATTGTCGGCGAAGATTGTCAAATTGCGCAATGTCGAGGCCATTACGGGGAAGAGTGA